In Kitasatospora sp. NA04385, a single genomic region encodes these proteins:
- a CDS encoding SHOCT domain-containing protein translates to MVTLLADGWHGPGPWVLVFPLFWLLVVVLVVTVLRRAAWRRRGWCGGGEHAPLAVLGRRYAQGEIDEAEYRERRGVLTEERGAGGGKR, encoded by the coding sequence ATGGTGACGTTGCTGGCTGACGGGTGGCACGGGCCCGGGCCGTGGGTGCTGGTGTTTCCGCTGTTCTGGCTGCTGGTGGTGGTGCTGGTGGTGACGGTGCTGCGGCGGGCGGCGTGGCGGCGGCGCGGGTGGTGCGGGGGCGGGGAGCACGCTCCGCTGGCGGTGCTGGGGCGGCGGTACGCGCAGGGGGAGATCGACGAGGCGGAGTACCGGGAGCGCCGGGGCGTCCTGACCGAGGAGCGCGGCGCGGGCGGGGGGAAGCGGTGA
- a CDS encoding response regulator transcription factor: MIRVLLADDQTLVRAGFRALLDAQPDLEVVGEAEDGERALALARELRPDVVLMDIRMPRTDGLAATRRICADPLLADVRVVVLTTFELDEYVFEALRAGAAGFLVKDTEPGDLLRAVRVAAAGDALLSPGVTCRLIGEFAARSKEPATTRLDVLTDREREVLALVGLGLTNEDIARRLVVSPLTAKTHVSRTMVKLGARDRAQLVVLAYESGLVRPGWLG, translated from the coding sequence GTGATCAGGGTGCTGCTCGCGGACGACCAGACGCTGGTCCGGGCCGGGTTCCGGGCCCTGCTGGACGCCCAGCCCGACCTGGAGGTGGTCGGCGAGGCCGAGGACGGCGAGCGGGCCCTCGCGCTGGCCCGCGAACTGCGGCCGGACGTGGTGCTGATGGACATCCGGATGCCCCGGACGGACGGGCTCGCCGCGACCCGCCGGATCTGCGCCGACCCCCTCCTGGCGGACGTCCGGGTGGTGGTGCTGACCACCTTCGAACTCGACGAGTACGTCTTCGAGGCCCTGCGGGCGGGCGCCGCCGGATTCCTGGTCAAGGACACCGAACCCGGCGACCTGCTGCGCGCGGTCCGGGTCGCCGCGGCGGGCGACGCGCTGCTCTCCCCGGGCGTCACCTGCCGCCTGATCGGCGAGTTCGCCGCCCGCTCCAAGGAACCCGCCACCACCCGCCTCGACGTCCTCACCGACCGCGAACGCGAGGTCCTCGCCCTGGTCGGCCTCGGCCTGACCAACGAGGACATCGCCCGCCGCCTGGTGGTCAGCCCGCTCACCGCCAAGACGCACGTCAGCCGCACGATGGTGAAACTCGGCGCCCGGGACCGGGCCCAACTGGTGGTGCTGGCCTACGAGTCGGGTCTGGTCCGGCCGGGGTGGCTCGGGTAG
- a CDS encoding sensor histidine kinase, protein MGESRPLWVPPWVRAAKAGWPVAGAVVVAVAQVVGTTAAQRHQDGRVPLDGWGYLLLVLGPALLVLRRRWPAATVAAVAAVTAGYLWAGYPYGPGFLAMVVAFFTAVRHGHRRAAWLSAGGFYLVHLLTGHVLPDGWLRAPDHGVRGWQELGVTAWLLLVFAGAELARFRQERIAAVRAAEEEARARRNDEERLRMARELHDILAHSISLIHVQAGVALELLDARPEQAREALTTIKATSKEALGEVRQVLGTLRGPGAAAPRTPAPGLERLDELVEQAGHAGLVVTVERRGRAARTGAGLELAAFRIVQEALTNVLRHSTARTASVELAWSRSELTVTVTDPGPAGGGDAGGSGNGLTGMRERAAALGGGVEAGPDAAGGWRVRARLPVSAGTEHGNGGTA, encoded by the coding sequence ATGGGTGAATCGCGACCGCTGTGGGTGCCGCCGTGGGTGCGGGCGGCGAAGGCCGGGTGGCCGGTGGCGGGGGCCGTGGTGGTGGCGGTGGCCCAGGTGGTCGGGACGACGGCGGCGCAGCGGCACCAGGACGGGCGGGTGCCGCTGGACGGCTGGGGGTACCTGCTGCTGGTGCTCGGCCCGGCGCTGCTGGTGCTGCGGCGCAGGTGGCCGGCGGCCACGGTCGCGGCGGTGGCGGCGGTGACCGCCGGGTACCTGTGGGCCGGGTACCCGTACGGCCCCGGGTTCCTGGCGATGGTGGTGGCGTTCTTCACCGCCGTCCGGCACGGCCACCGGCGGGCGGCGTGGCTGAGCGCGGGCGGCTTCTACCTGGTGCACCTGCTGACCGGCCACGTGCTGCCGGACGGCTGGCTGCGGGCCCCGGACCACGGGGTGCGGGGGTGGCAGGAGCTGGGCGTCACGGCCTGGCTGCTGCTGGTCTTCGCGGGCGCCGAGCTGGCCAGGTTCCGGCAGGAGCGGATCGCCGCGGTGCGGGCCGCCGAGGAGGAGGCGCGGGCCCGGCGCAACGACGAGGAGCGGCTGCGGATGGCCCGGGAGCTGCACGACATCCTGGCGCACTCCATCTCGCTGATCCACGTGCAGGCCGGTGTCGCGCTGGAACTGCTGGACGCCCGCCCCGAACAGGCCCGGGAGGCGCTGACCACGATCAAGGCGACCAGCAAGGAGGCGCTCGGCGAGGTCCGCCAGGTGCTCGGCACGCTGCGCGGCCCCGGCGCCGCCGCGCCGCGCACCCCCGCGCCGGGGCTGGAGCGCCTCGACGAACTGGTCGAACAGGCCGGGCACGCCGGGCTGGTGGTGACGGTCGAGCGGCGCGGCCGGGCGGCCCGGACGGGCGCCGGGCTGGAACTCGCCGCGTTCCGGATCGTCCAGGAAGCGCTGACCAACGTGCTGCGGCACTCGACGGCCCGCACCGCGTCCGTCGAACTCGCCTGGAGCCGAAGCGAGTTGACGGTGACGGTGACCGACCCCGGGCCGGCCGGCGGCGGCGACGCGGGCGGCAGCGGCAACGGGCTCACCGGCATGCGGGAACGGGCCGCCGCGCTCGGCGGCGGCGTCGAGGCCGGCCCCGACGCCGCCGGGGGCTGGCGGGTCCGGGCCCGGCTGCCGGTATCGGCCGGCACGGAGCACGGGAACGGGGGGACGGCGTGA